From Marinoscillum sp. 108, a single genomic window includes:
- a CDS encoding Ldh family oxidoreductase: MVVAHDSLFQFTKSILEAAGCPEKDARLGAQVLLSADLRGVDSHGVARLVGYVRLIDKNRVNTRPDVKIVHETPSTGVIDGDAGLGLVVGPEAMNLAIDKAKQVGSGWVAVRNSNHYGIAGYHAMLALKDDCIGIAMTNASPLVAPTFSKERLLGTNPIAVAIPADKEPPFVLDMATTTAANGKLEILQRKNKQAPTGWIQDASGQSTTDPNGVKDGGALLPLGGDREHGSHKGYGLSSVVDILSAVLSGANYGPWVPPFVAFMEPAADPVGKGIGHFFGAMRIDGFRPSGEFKSHMDNWIGRFRNAEPIMKGHDVLIPGDPERKLEHERRKDGIPLLDAVVNDLKGLSDRFGVEFPSKI; encoded by the coding sequence ATGGTAGTAGCGCACGACTCATTATTTCAATTTACAAAATCTATATTGGAAGCCGCTGGATGTCCCGAAAAGGATGCCCGATTGGGCGCGCAGGTGTTACTGAGTGCGGATCTCCGAGGGGTAGACTCACATGGGGTTGCTCGCTTGGTTGGTTATGTGCGTTTGATTGATAAAAACAGAGTAAATACCCGGCCTGATGTGAAAATTGTTCATGAAACGCCTAGCACGGGTGTTATTGACGGTGATGCAGGACTCGGCCTTGTAGTGGGCCCTGAAGCCATGAACCTGGCCATTGACAAAGCCAAACAGGTGGGTTCGGGATGGGTAGCAGTAAGAAACTCCAACCACTATGGCATAGCGGGGTATCATGCCATGCTCGCACTGAAAGATGACTGCATAGGCATTGCCATGACCAATGCAAGCCCCTTGGTCGCACCAACCTTCAGCAAAGAACGACTGCTGGGCACCAACCCAATTGCCGTAGCCATACCGGCGGATAAGGAACCTCCTTTCGTGCTCGACATGGCTACCACCACTGCTGCCAACGGTAAATTGGAAATACTGCAACGCAAGAATAAACAAGCACCAACCGGATGGATACAGGATGCCTCCGGCCAAAGCACTACTGACCCTAACGGGGTGAAAGACGGTGGCGCATTGTTGCCTTTGGGCGGCGATCGTGAACACGGTTCGCATAAAGGGTACGGGCTTTCGTCAGTTGTGGATATATTGTCTGCGGTACTCTCAGGTGCCAACTACGGTCCCTGGGTTCCACCTTTTGTGGCTTTCATGGAACCAGCAGCAGATCCCGTAGGTAAAGGCATAGGTCATTTTTTTGGCGCAATGCGCATTGATGGATTTAGACCATCAGGAGAATTTAAATCCCACATGGACAACTGGATCGGTCGATTCCGAAATGCTGAACCAATCATGAAAGGTCATGACGTGCTGATCCCGGGTGATCCGGAGCGAAAGCTGGAACATGAACGCAGAAAAGATGGGATACCGCTATTAGATGCTGTTGTAAATGACCTAAAGGGGCTCTCCGACAGGTTTGGGGTGGAGTTCCCAAGTAAAATATAA
- a CDS encoding helix-turn-helix domain-containing protein, with amino-acid sequence MNQETALAILKTGQNVYLTGSAGTGKTYLINQYIEYLRVREVPLAITASTGIAATHIGGQTIHSWSGIGIREEITPKDLDQIAKNRQTVTRIKAVHVLIIDEISMLSGKVLTGISDILKHFRKSKAPFGGVQVILSGDFFQLPPVSRTPMTNREKFAFMAPVWVEAKLKICYLKQQFRQGQDTLSFILSEIRSQDVSDDSLEKLREKLEDTQTIPDALRLYTHNADVDAMNAKRLEENPNPIQVFYAETKGKSKILEGLKQSVLAAPALELKEDARVMFVKNNPEKGYFNGSTGTVMGFDREEGYPIVNMDSGRTVVAKPEEWTVSDEKETILASYKQIPLRLAWAITVHKSQGMTLDNAEMDLSKTFEAGQGYVALSRLKSWEGLVLGGINRISMELDPLAVKADNRFQELSEESEDWLNHIPKDELNIAFLDFISRSNGTNDEETIQANLKREKKYHTKEKKESTYQKTLKLIGEGKTLEEIAFERELSLGTIVGHLERIAEEEKEIDLSKFKPDDKTVAKVEKIIQKLKDQNQEEFYDKDGRVKLGFIFKAMNGQMDYETIRLTRLFVD; translated from the coding sequence GTGAATCAGGAAACCGCTCTTGCCATATTAAAAACAGGACAGAACGTGTACCTCACAGGTTCTGCAGGAACCGGTAAGACCTACCTGATCAATCAATACATTGAATACCTTAGGGTACGGGAAGTACCCCTGGCCATCACAGCTTCTACGGGCATCGCGGCCACACACATCGGGGGACAGACCATCCATTCCTGGTCCGGGATTGGGATTCGCGAAGAAATTACCCCAAAAGACCTGGATCAAATTGCCAAAAACAGACAAACAGTCACCAGAATCAAGGCTGTGCACGTGCTCATCATTGATGAAATCTCGATGCTCTCTGGTAAAGTACTTACAGGCATCAGTGACATCCTCAAACATTTTCGCAAAAGTAAAGCTCCTTTCGGAGGGGTGCAGGTAATCCTCTCGGGTGACTTCTTTCAGCTTCCTCCGGTCAGCAGAACACCCATGACCAACCGGGAAAAGTTTGCCTTTATGGCTCCGGTGTGGGTAGAAGCCAAATTAAAAATCTGCTACCTGAAGCAACAATTTCGTCAAGGTCAGGATACCCTTTCCTTTATCCTTTCAGAAATCAGAAGTCAGGACGTTTCGGATGATTCGTTGGAAAAACTGCGTGAAAAACTGGAAGACACTCAGACCATTCCCGATGCCCTACGGCTCTACACCCACAATGCAGATGTAGATGCCATGAATGCTAAACGGCTGGAAGAAAATCCAAACCCTATTCAGGTATTTTATGCCGAGACCAAAGGCAAATCAAAAATCCTGGAGGGACTGAAGCAATCTGTGCTGGCTGCCCCGGCGCTGGAGCTTAAGGAAGATGCCCGGGTGATGTTTGTCAAGAATAATCCAGAAAAAGGGTATTTCAACGGCAGTACCGGAACAGTGATGGGTTTTGACCGGGAAGAGGGCTATCCAATTGTGAATATGGACTCGGGCAGAACTGTGGTAGCCAAACCCGAAGAATGGACCGTGAGTGATGAGAAAGAGACCATCCTTGCTTCCTACAAGCAAATACCGCTGAGGCTGGCCTGGGCCATTACTGTGCACAAAAGCCAGGGAATGACCCTGGATAATGCTGAAATGGATCTATCTAAAACTTTTGAAGCCGGGCAAGGCTATGTAGCACTCTCTCGTCTGAAAAGCTGGGAAGGTCTGGTTCTTGGGGGTATTAACCGCATTTCGATGGAACTGGACCCTCTGGCTGTTAAAGCTGACAACAGGTTTCAGGAACTCTCAGAAGAGAGCGAAGACTGGCTAAACCACATTCCGAAGGATGAGTTGAATATCGCTTTTCTGGACTTTATTAGCCGCTCCAACGGAACCAATGATGAGGAGACCATCCAGGCCAACCTCAAAAGAGAAAAGAAGTACCACACCAAGGAAAAGAAAGAAAGCACCTATCAAAAAACACTCAAGCTCATCGGAGAAGGTAAAACACTTGAGGAAATTGCCTTCGAAAGAGAACTCTCTCTCGGCACCATTGTAGGGCACCTGGAACGAATAGCTGAAGAGGAAAAAGAGATTGACCTAAGCAAGTTTAAGCCTGACGACAAGACTGTGGCCAAAGTGGAAAAGATCATCCAAAAACTGAAAGATCAAAATCAGGAAGAGTTTTACGACAAAGATGGCAGAGTGAAACTTGGCTTCATCTTCAAAGCCATGAATGGGCAAATGGACTACGAGACCATCCGCCTAACCAGACTATTTGTGGATTAA
- a CDS encoding septum formation initiator family protein: MKRFYEKVPRIFKNFYFLSALFFLIWMLFFDSNDIITQIKLGHKQAELENAKEFYEHKIVEVKNDREALLNNKELLEKLAREKYLMKKESEDLYIIVEEE; the protein is encoded by the coding sequence ATGAAGCGCTTCTACGAAAAAGTACCCCGGATATTCAAGAACTTCTATTTCTTATCTGCGTTATTCTTCCTCATCTGGATGCTTTTTTTTGATTCCAACGACATTATTACTCAAATCAAACTAGGGCATAAGCAAGCCGAGTTAGAGAATGCAAAGGAGTTTTATGAGCACAAAATCGTGGAAGTGAAAAATGATCGTGAGGCACTCCTCAATAACAAGGAGCTGCTTGAAAAGCTGGCCCGCGAAAAGTATCTGATGAAAAAAGAGTCTGAGGATCTATACATCATTGTAGAGGAAGAATGA
- the eno gene encoding phosphopyruvate hydratase, with product MSIIESVHARQILDSRGNPTVEVDVYTENGFMGRAAVPSGASTGEHEAVELRDGDKSKYLGKGVLKAVENVNEHIAPEIVGISVFEQKLIDDVMIELDGTHNKSKLGANAILGVSLAVAKAAAEESGQSLYRYLGGVNAHVLPVPMMNIINGGSHSDAPIAFQEFMIRPVGAPSFSEALRMGAEVFHNLKSIIKDKGLSTAVGDEGGFAPNFSGGTEEALDAVLKAIDKAGYKAGKDITIAMDCASSEFFEGGKYNYAKFEGESGKVRTSAEQVDYLASLVEKYPIDSIEDGCDENDWEGWKLLTEKIGSKCQLVGDDLLVTNVKFLEKGIKEKAANSILIKVNQIGTLSETFAAIEMAHKAGWTAVVSHRSGETEDNTIADISVALNTGQIKTGSMSRSDRMAKYNQLLRIEEELGEMAKYPTAK from the coding sequence ATGAGTATTATTGAAAGTGTACATGCAAGACAGATTCTCGACTCCAGAGGTAATCCTACAGTGGAAGTAGACGTCTATACGGAAAATGGTTTTATGGGCCGTGCGGCTGTTCCTTCTGGAGCATCTACGGGCGAGCATGAGGCTGTCGAGTTACGCGACGGGGATAAGTCCAAGTACTTAGGAAAAGGTGTTTTGAAGGCAGTGGAAAATGTGAATGAGCACATTGCCCCTGAGATTGTAGGCATCTCTGTATTTGAGCAGAAGCTGATAGATGATGTGATGATTGAGCTGGATGGCACGCATAACAAGAGTAAGCTGGGAGCTAATGCTATCCTTGGTGTTTCTTTGGCTGTAGCCAAAGCGGCAGCTGAGGAGTCAGGGCAGTCACTTTATCGTTATTTGGGAGGGGTGAATGCACACGTTCTTCCTGTACCTATGATGAACATCATCAATGGTGGATCGCACTCGGATGCACCGATTGCATTTCAGGAATTTATGATCCGACCTGTAGGAGCTCCTTCTTTCAGCGAAGCTTTGCGAATGGGTGCTGAGGTATTCCACAACCTGAAAAGCATCATTAAGGATAAAGGATTGAGTACTGCTGTGGGTGATGAGGGTGGATTTGCACCTAATTTCTCAGGTGGTACAGAGGAAGCATTGGATGCTGTATTGAAGGCGATCGATAAAGCTGGTTACAAGGCTGGTAAAGACATCACCATTGCGATGGACTGTGCTTCTTCAGAGTTTTTTGAAGGTGGAAAATACAACTACGCCAAGTTTGAAGGAGAGAGCGGTAAAGTGCGTACCAGCGCTGAGCAGGTAGACTATTTGGCCTCTTTGGTAGAGAAGTATCCAATCGACAGTATTGAGGATGGATGTGATGAAAACGACTGGGAAGGCTGGAAACTCCTCACTGAGAAAATTGGTAGCAAGTGCCAGTTGGTAGGTGATGATCTATTGGTTACCAATGTGAAATTTCTTGAAAAAGGAATCAAGGAGAAGGCTGCCAATTCTATCCTGATCAAAGTAAATCAGATTGGAACTTTGTCAGAAACTTTCGCAGCAATTGAGATGGCTCATAAAGCCGGATGGACTGCAGTGGTTTCTCACAGATCAGGAGAGACAGAAGACAACACCATCGCTGACATTTCCGTGGCATTGAACACTGGCCAGATTAAAACAGGATCTATGTCAAGGTCTGACAGAATGGCTAAATACAATCAGTTGTTGAGAATAGAAGAGGAACTGGGCGAAATGGCCAAGTACCCAACAGCTAAATAA
- the carA gene encoding glutamine-hydrolyzing carbamoyl-phosphate synthase small subunit: protein MKQPERKKALLLLEDGSLFEGYSIGKTGTSGGEICFNTGMTGYQEIYTDPSYYGQIIVNTTPHIGNYGVHVDEDESAHPMIKGLVVNDFTHQYSRKTASEGLHEYLEKHNTVGITDVDTRMLVRHIRTKGAMNAVITSEIFDLDALKTKLSEVPSMESLELSSVVTTKTAYEVGQENTGLRIAVMDFGIKRSILKNFVERDCHCKVFPANATLSEMEAWNPDGYFLSNGPGDPAAMDYAVETVKGILVKDYPIFGICLGNQLLARAVDIDTFKMHHGHRGLNHPVKNLQTGKSEVTSQNHGFSVNMDSLKNSTTAELTHLDLNDNTVEGLRLVNKPAFSVQYHPESSPGPHDSAYLFDDFIQLIKDQKS, encoded by the coding sequence ATGAAGCAACCAGAAAGAAAAAAAGCCCTCCTGCTATTAGAAGACGGTTCTCTCTTTGAAGGATATTCGATAGGGAAAACCGGTACTTCCGGAGGCGAAATATGTTTTAACACAGGAATGACCGGTTATCAGGAGATCTACACAGATCCTTCCTACTACGGTCAGATCATTGTGAATACCACACCACACATAGGAAACTATGGAGTTCATGTAGATGAAGATGAGTCTGCGCACCCGATGATCAAGGGATTGGTGGTGAATGACTTCACCCATCAATATAGCCGCAAGACAGCTTCTGAAGGGTTACATGAATATCTGGAAAAGCACAACACTGTTGGTATCACAGATGTGGATACAAGAATGTTGGTAAGACATATTCGCACCAAGGGCGCCATGAATGCAGTGATCACGTCTGAGATTTTTGATCTGGATGCATTGAAAACGAAGCTAAGTGAGGTGCCGAGCATGGAATCGTTAGAGCTTTCCAGTGTGGTGACCACCAAAACCGCTTATGAAGTAGGTCAGGAAAATACAGGCTTGCGAATTGCGGTCATGGATTTCGGGATCAAAAGATCCATTCTTAAGAATTTCGTAGAGCGTGATTGTCATTGCAAGGTATTCCCTGCGAATGCTACCCTCTCTGAAATGGAAGCATGGAATCCTGACGGTTACTTTCTGTCTAATGGCCCTGGAGATCCCGCGGCTATGGACTACGCCGTGGAGACGGTGAAAGGCATATTGGTAAAAGATTACCCCATTTTCGGTATATGTCTGGGCAATCAGCTTCTGGCCAGGGCGGTGGATATAGATACCTTTAAAATGCACCATGGTCACAGAGGACTTAACCATCCCGTGAAAAATTTGCAAACAGGAAAGAGCGAAGTGACTTCACAGAATCACGGTTTTTCGGTGAACATGGACTCTTTAAAAAACTCAACAACAGCAGAACTTACCCATCTCGATCTAAATGATAATACTGTAGAGGGACTAAGGTTGGTCAATAAGCCAGCTTTCTCCGTGCAGTATCATCCAGAATCATCCCCAGGACCCCATGATTCTGCCTATCTATTTGACGATTTTATACAACTAATTAAAGATCAGAAATCATGA
- the rplQ gene encoding 50S ribosomal protein L17, which translates to MRHGKKFNHLGRTASHRKAMLSNMASSLILHKRINTTVAKAKALRKYVEPLITKAKTDTTHSRRIAFSYLQDKVSVQELFGPIAEKISSRPGGYTRIIKTGIRLGDNAEMCMMELVDFNELLLQDSDAAKAKTRRSRRGGKKGGESAETAAVEEAVVVEEPVAEAAVAEEVIEEAAAESTEEEPTNEASDDTEEKEKSE; encoded by the coding sequence ATGAGACACGGAAAGAAATTTAATCATCTTGGAAGAACAGCATCTCACAGAAAGGCGATGTTGTCGAATATGGCTTCTTCCTTGATTCTGCATAAGAGAATCAACACCACTGTAGCGAAAGCAAAAGCTTTGAGAAAGTATGTGGAGCCTTTGATCACAAAAGCAAAGACCGATACTACTCACTCCAGAAGGATTGCTTTTTCATACCTGCAGGATAAAGTATCTGTACAGGAGCTTTTCGGCCCTATCGCAGAGAAGATTTCTTCAAGACCAGGTGGATACACCAGAATCATCAAAACCGGTATCAGACTGGGTGATAACGCAGAAATGTGTATGATGGAGCTGGTAGACTTCAATGAGTTGTTGCTTCAGGATTCTGATGCTGCAAAAGCTAAGACCAGAAGATCAAGAAGAGGTGGTAAGAAAGGTGGGGAGTCTGCTGAAACTGCAGCTGTAGAAGAAGCAGTGGTGGTAGAGGAGCCGGTGGCCGAAGCTGCGGTAGCAGAAGAGGTGATCGAGGAAGCTGCTGCTGAGTCTACTGAGGAAGAGCCTACTAACGAGGCTTCTGATGACACAGAAGAAAAAGAGAAAAGTGAATAA
- a CDS encoding DNA-directed RNA polymerase subunit alpha has translation MSILAFQMPEKVVMEKADDFHGLFTFKPLEKGYGVTVGNALRRILLSSLEGYAITAIKIPGVLHEFSTIEGVVEDVSEIILNLKMVRFKKISDVADTTITVSVSNTRQFTAGDIAKGTTSFEILNPDLVICNLDEKAQFEIEISVEKGRGYVAADDNKPADQNFGYIAIDSIFTPIKNVKYSVENTRVEQKTDYEQLILDIETDGSIHPENALKGAANILIKHFMLFSDQNMILESQEQGEPEQVDEELLHMRKLLKTSLNDLDLSVRAYNCLKAADVRTLGDLVNLEISDMMKFRNFGKKSLAELEQLVADKGLTFGMDLSKYKLEEE, from the coding sequence ATGTCAATTCTAGCATTTCAAATGCCGGAGAAAGTGGTGATGGAGAAGGCCGATGATTTTCACGGCTTGTTCACCTTCAAACCTCTCGAAAAGGGCTACGGCGTTACAGTAGGTAATGCCTTGAGAAGAATACTTCTCTCATCTTTGGAGGGTTACGCGATCACCGCCATTAAGATACCTGGAGTTTTGCATGAGTTTTCTACTATCGAAGGGGTAGTGGAAGATGTGAGCGAAATCATCCTGAATCTTAAAATGGTAAGATTTAAGAAAATCTCAGATGTAGCTGATACTACAATCACTGTATCTGTTTCTAATACAAGACAGTTCACTGCTGGAGACATTGCTAAGGGTACCACTTCATTCGAAATCCTTAACCCGGATTTGGTGATTTGTAATCTTGACGAAAAAGCTCAGTTTGAAATTGAAATCAGCGTAGAAAAGGGAAGAGGCTATGTAGCTGCTGATGATAACAAACCTGCTGATCAGAACTTCGGATACATTGCGATCGACTCTATCTTTACGCCTATTAAGAATGTAAAGTATAGTGTAGAGAACACAAGGGTAGAGCAGAAAACTGACTATGAGCAGTTGATTCTTGATATTGAGACCGATGGTTCTATACATCCAGAGAATGCTTTGAAAGGTGCCGCTAATATTCTTATTAAGCACTTCATGCTTTTCTCTGATCAGAACATGATCCTGGAATCTCAGGAGCAGGGAGAGCCTGAGCAGGTTGATGAAGAGCTGCTTCACATGAGGAAGTTGTTGAAAACATCACTTAATGACCTTGATCTGTCAGTAAGAGCATACAATTGCTTGAAAGCTGCAGATGTGAGAACATTAGGAGATTTGGTGAATCTTGAAATATCTGATATGATGAAGTTTAGGAATTTCGGAAAGAAATCCCTGGCGGAACTAGAGCAGCTTGTGGCTGACAAAGGACTAACTTTTGGTATGGATCTTTCGAAATATAAATTGGAAGAAGAATAA
- the rpsD gene encoding 30S ribosomal protein S4, with the protein MARYTGPKTKISRKFGEPIFGASKALQKKNYPPGQHGRGRRRKQSEYAIQLAEKQKAKYTYGVLEKQFSNIFEKASRKSGITGEILLQLLEARLDNTVFRLGIAPTRRAARQLVGHKHITVNGDIVNIPSFTLKEGDLIGVREKSKSLEAISDSLSGNAKRYSWLEWDASGMVGKFLNSPTREEIPENIKEQLIVELYSK; encoded by the coding sequence ATGGCAAGATATACAGGGCCTAAAACAAAAATATCTAGGAAGTTCGGAGAACCTATCTTCGGAGCCAGCAAGGCTTTGCAGAAGAAGAACTATCCTCCTGGACAGCACGGTAGAGGTAGAAGAAGAAAGCAGTCTGAATACGCAATTCAGCTTGCTGAAAAGCAGAAGGCAAAATATACCTACGGAGTGTTGGAGAAGCAATTCTCTAATATTTTCGAAAAAGCTTCACGTAAAAGTGGAATTACTGGTGAGATCCTTTTGCAACTCCTTGAGGCGCGTTTGGATAACACAGTATTCAGATTGGGCATTGCTCCTACAAGAAGAGCAGCTCGTCAGCTAGTAGGTCATAAGCATATTACCGTGAATGGTGATATCGTAAACATTCCTTCATTCACACTGAAAGAAGGTGATCTTATCGGAGTAAGAGAGAAGTCAAAATCACTGGAAGCCATATCTGATAGTCTTTCTGGCAATGCCAAAAGATACTCTTGGCTGGAGTGGGATGCCTCTGGCATGGTAGGGAAGTTTTTGAATTCTCCAACCAGAGAAGAGATACCAGAGAACATCAAGGAGCAGTTGATCGTTGAATTGTACTCTAAGTAA
- the rpsK gene encoding 30S ribosomal protein S11 — protein sequence MAQKRKDKAKKRVVAVDALGQAHIQATFNNIIISLTNGQGQVISWASAGKMGFKGSKKNTPYAAQVAAQDCSAKAYEQGLRKVEVFVKGPGAGRESAIRTIQNSGIEVTIIKDVTPMPHNGCRPPKRRRV from the coding sequence ATGGCTCAGAAAAGAAAAGATAAGGCAAAAAAGAGAGTAGTAGCAGTAGATGCATTGGGTCAGGCCCACATCCAGGCTACTTTTAACAACATCATTATTTCTTTGACCAACGGTCAGGGACAAGTGATCTCTTGGGCTTCGGCCGGTAAAATGGGTTTTAAAGGTTCTAAGAAGAACACTCCATATGCGGCGCAGGTTGCAGCCCAGGACTGTTCAGCTAAAGCTTACGAGCAGGGACTTAGGAAGGTTGAGGTCTTTGTAAAGGGACCAGGTGCAGGTAGAGAGTCCGCAATCAGAACCATCCAGAACAGTGGTATTGAAGTAACTATCATTAAGGATGTTACGCCGATGCCTCACAACGGATGTCGTCCACCGAAAAGAAGAAGAGTTTAA
- the rpsM gene encoding 30S ribosomal protein S13 — translation MARIAGVDIPDNKRGEIALTYIFGIGKSSAQGILAEAGVDPNKKVQDWNDDESGAIRTIIAENFKVEGVLKSEVQLNIKRLLDIGCYRGLRHRKGLPVRGQKTKNNARTRKGKRKTVANKKKAVK, via the coding sequence ATGGCTAGAATTGCAGGAGTTGATATACCCGACAATAAAAGAGGTGAGATTGCTCTTACCTATATTTTTGGAATCGGAAAGAGTTCGGCACAAGGTATTTTGGCCGAGGCTGGTGTAGATCCAAACAAGAAAGTTCAGGATTGGAACGATGATGAGTCAGGTGCCATCAGAACGATCATTGCTGAAAATTTCAAAGTGGAGGGTGTATTGAAATCAGAAGTGCAGCTTAACATTAAGCGCTTGTTGGATATTGGATGCTACCGTGGACTTAGGCATAGAAAAGGTCTTCCTGTGAGGGGTCAAAAGACTAAAAACAATGCCCGAACAAGAAAAGGTAAACGTAAAACTGTAGCTAACAAGAAGAAGGCTGTTAAGTAA
- the rpmJ gene encoding 50S ribosomal protein L36: MKVKASIKKRSVDCKVIRRKGKLYVINKKNPKFKQRQG, translated from the coding sequence ATGAAAGTTAAAGCATCCATAAAGAAGCGTAGCGTTGATTGCAAAGTGATCCGAAGAAAAGGAAAGCTTTACGTGATCAATAAGAAGAACCCTAAGTTTAAACAAAGACAAGGATAA
- the infA gene encoding translation initiation factor IF-1, protein MAKQSSIEQDGTIVEALSNAMFRVELENGHQLIAHISGKMRMNYIKILPGDKVKLEMSPYDLTKGRIVYRYK, encoded by the coding sequence ATGGCAAAGCAATCATCCATAGAGCAGGACGGTACTATTGTTGAGGCATTATCAAATGCAATGTTTAGAGTAGAGCTTGAAAATGGCCATCAATTGATCGCACATATTTCAGGTAAGATGAGAATGAACTATATCAAGATTTTACCCGGAGACAAGGTGAAGCTTGAGATGTCACCATACGATTTGACTAAAGGAAGAATAGTATATCGCTATAAATAG
- the secY gene encoding preprotein translocase subunit SecY, whose protein sequence is MKKFIQTIKNIFSIEELRIRILNTIGFLIIFRLGSFVVLPGVDPAQLTGDAGGIFGLLNTFLGGAFSRASVFGLGIMPYISASIVLQLMTVAVPYFQKLQKEGDSGRKKISQITRVLTIFICLAQSIGYLTATIPSEAIVLENQFLFQISSMVILTAGTIFCMWLGEKITDKGIGNGISMLIMIGIISRLPASLWYEVVEVKGLPGALLSILELVALFLVVMATVALVQATRRIPVQYAKQVVGNKVYGGQRQYIPLKVNSSGVMPIIFAQSLMFLPALLAGIWSQDSDIAQYIGTTFSDIQSWQYNLLFATLIILFTFFYTAITINPNQIADDMKRNGGFVPGIKPGKQTSDFIDNVLTRITLPGSVFLAVIAILPAFAMMAGVSTTFAQFYGGTSLLIMVGVILDTLQQIESYLLMRHYEGMMKSGRVKGRTQNTAVA, encoded by the coding sequence ATGAAGAAGTTTATACAGACGATAAAGAACATTTTTTCCATTGAGGAACTGCGGATTAGAATTCTGAATACTATTGGATTCTTAATTATTTTCCGATTAGGATCTTTTGTGGTTCTTCCTGGTGTGGACCCTGCTCAACTTACTGGTGATGCAGGTGGTATTTTTGGACTCTTAAACACCTTCCTTGGAGGAGCTTTTAGTAGAGCTTCAGTTTTCGGATTGGGTATTATGCCATACATTTCTGCATCCATCGTGTTGCAGCTGATGACTGTGGCTGTTCCTTATTTCCAGAAACTTCAAAAAGAGGGAGATAGTGGACGTAAGAAGATCAGTCAAATTACCAGAGTCCTTACCATATTTATCTGTCTGGCACAATCTATCGGATATTTAACAGCAACTATTCCTTCTGAAGCGATTGTTTTAGAGAATCAGTTTTTGTTTCAAATCTCTTCAATGGTGATTCTTACAGCCGGTACAATTTTTTGTATGTGGTTGGGTGAAAAAATCACCGACAAAGGTATCGGTAATGGTATTTCCATGCTGATCATGATAGGTATTATATCAAGACTTCCTGCATCTCTATGGTATGAGGTGGTAGAAGTAAAAGGATTGCCAGGAGCACTGCTTTCTATCTTAGAATTGGTTGCGTTATTCCTGGTAGTAATGGCTACAGTGGCACTTGTGCAGGCAACCAGAAGGATTCCTGTTCAGTATGCCAAGCAAGTGGTGGGGAACAAGGTATACGGCGGACAGCGTCAGTATATTCCTTTGAAGGTGAACTCATCAGGAGTTATGCCAATCATTTTCGCTCAGTCTCTGATGTTTTTGCCAGCTCTTTTGGCAGGTATATGGAGTCAGGATAGCGACATTGCACAGTACATTGGTACTACTTTCTCAGATATTCAATCCTGGCAATACAACCTGTTGTTTGCCACTTTGATCATATTGTTTACATTCTTCTACACAGCTATTACGATTAATCCTAATCAGATAGCCGATGACATGAAGAGAAACGGAGGTTTTGTTCCGGGTATTAAGCCAGGTAAACAGACTTCAGACTTTATAGATAATGTATTGACCCGTATCACTTTGCCGGGTTCAGTATTCCTTGCAGTGATCGCTATCTTGCCGGCTTTTGCCATGATGGCAGGTGTGAGCACTACTTTTGCTCAATTTTATGGAGGTACCTCCCTGTTGATTATGGTAGGGGTGATCCTTGATACTTTGCAGCAAATAGAGAGCTATCTCTTGATGAGACATTACGAAGGAATGATGAAGTCAGGTAGAGTGAAAGGACGAACTCAAAATACGGCAGTAGCATAA